In Candidatus Syntrophoarchaeum caldarius, one DNA window encodes the following:
- a CDS encoding Leucyl aminopeptidase (aminopeptidase T) — protein sequence MWEASVKTVIDVCLDLKSDEDLLIITDTGTSPRIGDSLLEYAHSKGNRAVLLRMKELEYNGKEPSDIVKNAMLEADAIIAATRRSLTHTNARIDACKNGARIISMPGITEDMFGSGGMKADYIRLDRTIRDLKSRFADASEIRVLTGSGCDLSIDLRGCEWHVDSGICHEAGIGVNLPAGELFLAPANVEGTAVLDGTIAGLEDEDTLLEVEIKDRMAVQITGKGSEKFKELLDRAGRNAYNIAEFAIGMNPEARLIGNILEDEKVWGTVHIAFGTNTAFGGDVDAGIHLDCIIKDPEIYVDGKKWDWW from the coding sequence ATGTGGGAAGCAAGTGTTAAAACCGTCATAGATGTCTGCCTCGATCTGAAGTCTGACGAAGATCTTCTGATCATCACCGATACTGGCACATCTCCTCGCATCGGAGATTCACTCCTTGAGTACGCACACAGCAAGGGGAATAGGGCGGTACTTCTGCGGATGAAGGAGCTGGAATACAACGGAAAAGAACCATCAGATATTGTAAAAAATGCAATGCTTGAGGCTGATGCGATAATTGCTGCCACAAGAAGATCCCTGACTCATACAAACGCCCGTATCGATGCATGCAAAAATGGCGCAAGAATCATCTCGATGCCAGGAATCACAGAGGATATGTTTGGATCTGGTGGGATGAAAGCAGACTATATCAGGCTTGATAGAACGATCCGAGACCTGAAATCCAGGTTTGCAGATGCCAGTGAGATCAGGGTTCTGACAGGTTCAGGATGTGATCTGAGCATCGATCTCAGGGGGTGTGAGTGGCACGTTGACAGTGGAATATGTCATGAAGCGGGTATTGGGGTGAATCTACCTGCAGGTGAACTTTTTCTCGCACCAGCCAACGTCGAGGGTACTGCTGTTCTTGACGGCACGATAGCAGGACTTGAGGATGAGGATACACTCCTTGAAGTTGAGATCAAGGATAGGATGGCGGTCCAGATCACAGGAAAGGGTTCAGAGAAATTTAAAGAACTGCTGGATCGTGCAGGTCGAAACGCATACAATATAGCAGAGTTTGCGATCGGGATGAACCCTGAAGCGAGGCTGATTGGAAATATTCTTGAGGATGAGAAGGTCTGGGGTACGGTTCACATCGCATTTGGCACAAACACAGCGTTTGGCGGAGATGTGGACGCAGGAATTCACCTTGATTGCATCATAAAAGATCCAGAGATCTACGTTGATGGAAAGAAATGGGACTGGTGGTAA
- a CDS encoding formylmethanofuran--tetrahydromethanopterin formyltransferase, translated as MGLVVMEVEDTFCEVFDGRYVRLIVTAADSRRLRRATYSSTALPSTVFGEAEGGLERWLGEDETPDGRSGSIIQIWVNKKGDSKKVLEIELSKRIRQGILVVPTTTVFNALESDEMIDIWERVGHCGDGYEWEEERYGRKMINIPLMMGEFLIERKLGLGDGFMGGNVWFYCDSIEHALAIGDRAVAAIEEVEGAITSFDICAAGSKVETNYPEIGPTTNHLYCPTLRDRIPDSKVPEGVRSIPEIVINARSIEEIKEAMRASIKAVDGMDGLLGISSGNYGGKLGSHKIYLRDL; from the coding sequence ATGGGACTGGTGGTAATGGAAGTTGAGGATACATTCTGTGAGGTATTTGATGGGCGATATGTGAGGCTGATCGTAACAGCTGCTGATTCCAGACGACTCAGGCGAGCGACCTATTCATCGACAGCCCTACCCTCAACCGTATTTGGAGAGGCAGAGGGCGGTCTTGAGCGGTGGCTCGGCGAGGATGAAACCCCAGATGGAAGGTCTGGTTCGATCATTCAGATATGGGTGAATAAAAAAGGGGATTCAAAAAAAGTGCTTGAGATTGAGCTTTCAAAACGGATAAGACAGGGCATTCTTGTTGTTCCAACAACCACAGTCTTTAACGCGCTCGAATCAGATGAAATGATCGATATCTGGGAACGAGTCGGGCACTGCGGTGATGGTTATGAATGGGAAGAAGAGCGATATGGAAGAAAGATGATCAACATCCCGCTCATGATGGGTGAATTTTTGATTGAACGCAAACTCGGTCTTGGTGATGGTTTTATGGGCGGAAACGTCTGGTTCTACTGCGATTCGATCGAGCATGCACTTGCGATCGGTGACAGGGCAGTGGCTGCAATCGAAGAAGTTGAGGGTGCGATCACGTCCTTTGATATCTGTGCCGCAGGCTCGAAGGTTGAGACAAACTATCCTGAGATTGGCCCAACAACAAACCATCTGTATTGCCCGACACTCCGCGACAGGATTCCTGACTCAAAGGTGCCTGAGGGGGTAAGATCGATACCAGAGATTGTCATAAACGCGAGAAGTATCGAAGAGATTAAAGAAGCGATGAGAGCTTCAATAAAAGCAGTAGATGGTATGGATGGACTTCTCGGCATCTCCTCTGGAAACTATGGTGGAAAGCTCGGATCACATAAGATCTACCTCAGAGATCTTTGA
- a CDS encoding Acylphosphatase domain protein → MQGVFFRYATQAVAEKLGLDGWVRNLYDGRVEVIAEGTQDKLEELLSFVKKGPRGARVEDLRYEWDEPVRDLGKGFRVAPTSPAPLKDL, encoded by the coding sequence GTGCAGGGTGTATTCTTCAGATATGCGACACAGGCGGTTGCTGAGAAGCTCGGGCTTGATGGCTGGGTCAGAAACCTCTATGATGGCAGGGTCGAGGTGATTGCAGAAGGTACTCAGGATAAGCTTGAGGAGCTTCTATCGTTTGTAAAGAAGGGTCCGCGGGGCGCGAGGGTCGAGGATCTGCGATATGAATGGGATGAGCCTGTACGGGATCTTGGTAAAGGTTTCAGGGTTGCACCAACATCTCCAGCCCCACTCAAAGATCTCTGA